Sequence from the Blastocatellia bacterium genome:
CCGCGTCCCCGATCCCGGTTCGCGGAGAACGAGCGGCAATCGAGCCAGTTCCTCGAGCGTGACGTGTCTTACCTTCTCCCACCGCTTCGCCGACGGAGCCACGAGGATCAACCGATCAGTGGCAAAGCGGATGAATTCGAGATCCCCGTTATCCCACTGTGCCCCGACGCATCCCACATCCACCTGACGGCGCGTGACCTGGTGGATCACCTGCGCGGTGTCGGAAATCAGCAGCGAGATCTCGACCCGGGGATGGGCTTTGTGAAATCGTCCCACCAGGGGTGGTAGGAGATATTCCCCGGGGACGGTGCTGGCCCCGATCACTATTCTTCCCGCCAGGCGATTGAGGAATTTCCCCATGCCCTCGGCGATGTTCTTCTTGATCTCCACGATCCGCCGACTGTGTTCGTAGAGCAGATCGCCCGCCCGCGTCGGTTGAATGCCGCGACCGAGGCGATCAAATAGGGGCGTGCCGAAGTATTCCTCAAGCGTCTTAATGTGCCCGCTCACAGTCGGCTGGGTGAGATGCAACCGTTCGGCTGCTTTCGAGATGCCGCCTTCCTCATAAACAGCGCAAAAAATTTCCAACAGCCGCAGATCCATGATCGCCCTCAGATTGTAGAGGGTGGTCGGCTGTGAGAGCAACCGATGTATCGTCCTGGCTTTGTGGCCGACATTATTGCCTCTCCAGAAACCCCTTCCATGAGCCAGGCGGCCATCATCGAAATTCCCTCAGGCGAGCCACCATCCCGCGGGTGAGCCCGCTGGCGTCACCAACCTCCCGCTTCACTGTCCATCAGGGCGAGCCGCTCTTCTGGGGCAAAAACGTGAGGGGAGTCGGCCCCCTTGCTCCGCTCACGGAGGATAACCGCCCGACCGCCTTCCTGCCCTGGCGGCGGGGCAGCTTGACAAGGGCAAGGGCCACTCCTATCATCACTTCTTCATCGTGGCAAGGCCTTATGGGCGTGCGTTCGCGATGAGAACGGGCAGGGACGTCAACGAAGGCGTAAATGAGGCGACGAAGATCTCGCCGAGGGGAATACGATGAAGCCGTTCATACTGCAAGCCAATCCGATTTATGGCTACATTCCCATTGTGGTTCTGTTGATCATCGGCCTTCTGTTGCCGATTCTTCTCCTGACTCTGGGCCGGCTGTTGCGTCCCACGAGGCCGGAAGAAGCCAAACTCGCTCCCTATGAATGCGGCGTTGATCCGGTCCTCGATGCCCGCGAGCGATTTTCCGTTCGGTACTATATCGTCGCCATGCTCTTTCTCGTCTTCGATGTGGAAACGATTTTTCTCTTCCCCTGGGCGGTGATCTACGACAAGCTGGCGCTGTTTGGATTCATCGAGGTCGTCGTTTTCTTCGCCATTCTCATCGTCGGCTACTACTACGCCTGGCGAAAAGGAGCATTGGAATGGACCTAGAAGAATACGCTGAAGCGGGAGGATTTCTCACCACGACGGTGGATTCCGTCTTCAACTGGGCGCGCAAATCGGCGATCTGGCCGATGACGTTTGGCCTGGCCTGTTGCGCCATCGAGATGATGGCGACGGGGGCGTCGCGATTCGATATTGATCGCTTTGGCGCCGGCGTTTTTCGTCCCAGCCCGCGCCAATCCGATCTGATGATCGTGGCGGGAACGGTCACGCTCAAGATGGCTCCCGTTGTGCGCCGCGTTTATGATCAGATGCCGGAGCCCAAATGGGTCATTGCCATGGGAGCGTGCGCCAGCGTGGGCGGACCGTTCGATTCGTACTCCACGCTCCAGGGGGTGGATCGCATCGTTCCCGTTGATGTCTACATCCCCGGATGTCCGCCCCGACCGGAGGCATTGCTCTACGGGTTGATGCGGCTTCAGGACAAGATCATGCGCGAGCATCCGAGCCGATATATTTTCGGCCGCGACCGCGTCGTTCGGATCGAAGCCGCATCCGAGAGTGCCACGACGGGCGCTCCTGCCTGATCTCACCATCGGAGCGCAGCACTCAAGAGAGTGTGCTCGCCGTTTCACCATCCGCGCGCAGGAGCAGGATTCGCCCCTGCCTGCCCAACGAGCATGACGCTACTGGAAGACGAGGTGAAACGGATCATTCGCCAGCGCGGTCCGATCCCCTTCCGCGACTTTATGGAGCTGGCGCTCTATCATCCCCGCGAGGGATATTACACCCGGCTGAGCGATATCGGCCCCGGCGGCGACTATTACACGAGCGCCAATATCCATCCGCTCTTTGGCGAGCTTCTGGCGGAAAAGTTCGTGCGACTCTTTCGCACGATGACTGAAGCCGATCCGCCTGCGCGCCAGGCGCAGGCCGATCGGCTCACGCTGGTGGAAATTGGAGCGGGAACCGGTCAACTGGCCGAGGACATCCTGCGGGCGCTCCAGGCTCACCATCCTTCGCTCTTTGAGCGCATGAGCTACTGGATCATCGAGGTGAGCCCCCGACTGACTTCCCTGCAGCAGGCCCGGCTTCGACCGTTGGGCTGCGTCGCTTGGGCTCACTGGGAGGATTTCGCGCCGGGCTCGCTCACGGCCATTGTGTTCTCCCACGAAGTGCTGGATGCGTTCCCGGTTCATCGCGTGATGAATCGGGGAGGCCGACTTATGGAGATGTACGTCGCGCTCGAGGGGGATGAGCTGGGCTGGGCGCTCGGCGAACTGACGGATGCACGCCTGGCGGAGTATCTCCGTCAGG
This genomic interval carries:
- a CDS encoding selenium metabolism-associated LysR family transcriptional regulator, which translates into the protein MDLRLLEIFCAVYEEGGISKAAERLHLTQPTVSGHIKTLEEYFGTPLFDRLGRGIQPTRAGDLLYEHSRRIVEIKKNIAEGMGKFLNRLAGRIVIGASTVPGEYLLPPLVGRFHKAHPRVEISLLISDTAQVIHQVTRRQVDVGCVGAQWDNGDLEFIRFATDRLILVAPSAKRWEKVRHVTLEELARLPLVLREPGSGTRTVFQRALREHGYYLEDFHIVAQLGSTTAIKQAVMAGLGLSVISHRAVRQELRCQLLRAIPIRDLPPLKRDFFFVRDPRRTLSPLGEMFLEFALARRGKE
- a CDS encoding NADH-quinone oxidoreductase subunit A, which gives rise to MKPFILQANPIYGYIPIVVLLIIGLLLPILLLTLGRLLRPTRPEEAKLAPYECGVDPVLDARERFSVRYYIVAMLFLVFDVETIFLFPWAVIYDKLALFGFIEVVVFFAILIVGYYYAWRKGALEWT
- a CDS encoding NADH-quinone oxidoreductase subunit B family protein, encoding MDLEEYAEAGGFLTTTVDSVFNWARKSAIWPMTFGLACCAIEMMATGASRFDIDRFGAGVFRPSPRQSDLMIVAGTVTLKMAPVVRRVYDQMPEPKWVIAMGACASVGGPFDSYSTLQGVDRIVPVDVYIPGCPPRPEALLYGLMRLQDKIMREHPSRYIFGRDRVVRIEAASESATTGAPA
- a CDS encoding SAM-dependent methyltransferase, producing MTLLEDEVKRIIRQRGPIPFRDFMELALYHPREGYYTRLSDIGPGGDYYTSANIHPLFGELLAEKFVRLFRTMTEADPPARQAQADRLTLVEIGAGTGQLAEDILRALQAHHPSLFERMSYWIIEVSPRLTSLQQARLRPLGCVAWAHWEDFAPGSLTAIVFSHEVLDAFPVHRVMNRGGRLMEMYVALEGDELGWALGELTDARLAEYLRQVDVHLDDGQIADIPLDIIPWLRSVSRVLARGFLVTIDYGDTAPPLYAPHRREGTLRCFFRHTLVSDPLIRIGDQDITASVDFTLLMETGRRFGLEPVEFTSLRQCLLDLGLLDRVERLMHGGDATLKDRLALKHFLLPGAFGENFKVLVQRRDGQTCPDSDGDATRF